Proteins encoded in a region of the Nostoc sp. UHCC 0926 genome:
- the asnB gene encoding asparagine synthase (glutamine-hydrolyzing): MCGIVAFFSKQEPISKEALKRATQSLHHRGPDGQNHWISPNQRVGLGHARLSIIDLTTGEQPIANEEENLHIVVNGEFYDFEQIQADLKRWGYRLRTRSDSEIALHLYDEFGTQCLQRLRGEFAFVLWDERNQVLFAARDRFGIKPLYYTVNGGTLYLASEVKALFAAGVPARWNPESFFQYNSAVLEADHTLFQDIYEVPPGHFLLASHSGWQLMRYWDFNYPRINEPVAQYSESEYIEKLRYTLDEAIRLRLWADVPVGCYLSGGIDSSTVLGMAARHTSHPIQAFTIAFDQPPYDEQAFARETAEHVGANLHILSVSQSDLVSNFADAVYYGERLSNSISTAGKYLLSKATRDMGYKVVLTGEGSDEIFGGYVAMREDMLLYNTEGQDEQIVQQLLAQLQLNNPVSALLLETDASEMPLNSVQQTLGFVPTWLKNVSADLMKAGIMKLCPFYTPAFAAFVAERDAFRIFLNRLDVQGQLTGREPVNQSLYLWSKTVLPNYVLRMLGDGVEMAHSIEGRLPFLDHHVVELVRDFPVSLKIRGTTEKYVLREAARPFLTDTIYHRKKHSYSPPPSALQSNEPLQELLQDTLRGEVMKSLPFYDQKAVIALLDQLPQMDDSKRNQVTFTLTGMVSACILQERFKLTG, encoded by the coding sequence ATGTGTGGAATTGTTGCATTTTTCTCGAAACAGGAACCAATTTCCAAAGAGGCATTGAAACGGGCAACGCAAAGCTTACACCATCGGGGACCAGACGGACAAAACCATTGGATTTCTCCCAATCAACGAGTTGGATTGGGTCATGCCCGACTCAGCATTATTGACCTGACAACCGGCGAACAGCCGATTGCTAACGAAGAGGAGAACTTGCATATTGTCGTTAATGGAGAGTTTTATGACTTTGAACAGATACAGGCTGACTTGAAACGATGGGGATATAGGCTTCGTACCCGCTCTGACAGTGAAATTGCCCTTCATCTCTACGACGAGTTTGGTACACAATGCTTACAACGTTTGCGAGGCGAATTTGCATTTGTGCTATGGGATGAACGCAATCAAGTGCTATTTGCGGCTCGCGATCGCTTTGGCATCAAGCCGCTCTACTATACGGTAAATGGCGGTACTCTCTATTTAGCATCCGAAGTCAAGGCTTTATTTGCAGCGGGTGTGCCTGCTCGTTGGAACCCAGAGTCTTTTTTCCAATACAACAGCGCTGTACTAGAAGCAGATCATACTTTATTTCAAGACATTTATGAGGTTCCCCCTGGTCATTTTCTGCTGGCTTCCCACTCTGGCTGGCAACTGATGCGCTACTGGGATTTTAATTATCCCCGTATCAACGAGCCTGTTGCTCAATACAGTGAAAGCGAATACATTGAAAAACTTCGCTACACATTAGACGAAGCGATTCGACTTCGCTTGTGGGCAGATGTACCAGTTGGCTGCTATCTCAGCGGTGGAATCGATTCATCTACTGTGTTGGGAATGGCAGCTAGACACACCTCTCACCCAATACAGGCGTTTACTATCGCCTTTGATCAACCTCCTTATGACGAACAAGCTTTCGCTCGCGAGACAGCTGAACACGTCGGGGCAAATCTTCATATCCTTTCAGTCAGCCAATCCGATCTTGTCAGCAACTTTGCTGATGCCGTTTATTACGGTGAGAGGCTTTCCAACAGTATCTCCACGGCTGGCAAATATTTATTGAGCAAAGCGACTCGAGATATGGGTTACAAAGTTGTACTCACGGGTGAAGGTTCTGACGAAATCTTCGGAGGATATGTTGCTATGCGTGAGGATATGTTGCTCTACAACACAGAAGGACAAGATGAGCAGATTGTACAGCAGCTATTAGCTCAATTGCAATTGAACAATCCAGTTTCTGCGCTTTTATTAGAAACTGATGCATCAGAGATGCCTTTAAACAGCGTGCAGCAGACTTTAGGTTTTGTACCAACCTGGCTCAAAAACGTTTCAGCTGACCTTATGAAAGCTGGCATTATGAAACTTTGCCCTTTTTATACGCCTGCATTTGCTGCTTTTGTGGCAGAACGCGACGCCTTTCGGATTTTTTTGAATCGCTTAGATGTACAGGGTCAACTAACTGGGCGGGAACCCGTCAATCAATCCCTTTATTTGTGGTCTAAAACGGTTTTGCCAAACTACGTTTTGAGAATGCTGGGCGATGGTGTAGAAATGGCACATTCTATTGAGGGGCGTCTGCCATTTCTTGACCATCATGTGGTTGAGCTAGTGCGCGACTTTCCTGTTTCACTCAAAATCCGTGGTACGACCGAAAAATATGTGCTGCGAGAAGCGGCACGCCCTTTCTTGACAGACACGATTTATCATCGTAAAAAGCACTCGTATTCTCCTCCACCTTCTGCTCTGCAAAGCAATGAGCCGTTGCAAGAACTACTCCAGGATACTCTGCGAGGCGAGGTGATGAAATCACTACCGTTCTACGACCAAAAAGCAGTTATTGCACTCCTAGATCAACTGCCCCAAATGGATGACAGTAAACGCAATCAAGTAACTTTTACTCTGACAGGAATGGTGAGTGCTTGTATTTTACAAGAACGGTTTAAACTTACGGGATAA
- a CDS encoding acetate kinase yields the protein MKILVLNAGSSSQKSCLYEIKDEALPNQAPQPLWEGKVNWTKDRGVAEIQVKTATGETLQEKIYGDSREAHLTYMLYTLSCGATKVIGQLSEIDVVGHRVVHGGQDYRDTMVITEDVKKAIARLSNLAPAHNPAALEGIKAIDKSLDNVTQIAVFDTGFHATLPDAAAIYPGPYEWVEQGIRRYGFHGISHQYCSQRAAQILGQDLASLRLITCHLGNGCSLTAIKNGCSVDTTMGFTPMDGLMMGSRSGSVDPGILIYLLRQSNYSAERLDYVLNKASGLRGISGISSDIPQVIEAIAQGNYRAQLAWDIYIHRLRSGIGAMLANLGGLDVLVFTAGVGEHSAEIRQAACDTFGFLGLKIDPQKNQQQPVDQDIATLESTVRVLVIHTQEDWAIAQQCWHLLKK from the coding sequence ATGAAAATACTCGTATTAAATGCTGGCTCAAGCAGCCAAAAAAGTTGTTTATATGAAATAAAAGATGAGGCTTTACCCAATCAAGCACCCCAACCTCTTTGGGAAGGAAAAGTTAACTGGACTAAAGACCGGGGTGTAGCAGAAATACAGGTAAAAACAGCTACAGGCGAAACGCTGCAAGAAAAAATTTATGGCGATTCCCGAGAAGCACACCTCACCTATATGCTTTATACTCTCAGTTGTGGTGCTACCAAGGTGATTGGTCAGTTGTCAGAAATCGATGTAGTGGGGCATCGTGTAGTACATGGCGGGCAAGATTACCGAGACACTATGGTAATTACTGAGGATGTAAAAAAGGCGATCGCTCGTCTTTCTAATCTAGCTCCAGCACACAATCCAGCAGCTTTGGAAGGTATAAAAGCGATTGATAAAAGCTTAGATAATGTCACCCAGATAGCAGTATTTGATACTGGATTTCATGCCACATTACCTGATGCAGCAGCAATCTATCCTGGCCCTTATGAGTGGGTAGAGCAAGGTATCCGTCGTTATGGTTTTCATGGTATCAGTCACCAATATTGTTCTCAACGTGCAGCCCAAATCCTTGGTCAAGATTTAGCATCCCTGCGGTTAATTACCTGTCATTTGGGCAACGGTTGCTCTTTGACAGCAATTAAAAACGGTTGCAGTGTTGATACCACAATGGGATTTACTCCTATGGATGGATTGATGATGGGTAGTCGTTCTGGTTCAGTTGATCCGGGAATTCTGATTTACTTGTTGCGGCAATCTAATTACTCGGCTGAAAGATTGGATTACGTGCTAAATAAAGCTTCTGGTTTACGAGGAATTTCGGGTATATCCAGCGATATACCCCAAGTAATCGAAGCGATCGCTCAAGGCAATTACCGCGCTCAACTCGCTTGGGATATTTACATACATCGCTTGCGGTCTGGTATCGGTGCAATGCTTGCCAATCTGGGGGGATTGGATGTTTTGGTGTTTACCGCAGGCGTAGGCGAACATTCTGCGGAAATTCGCCAAGCAGCCTGTGATACATTTGGATTTTTGGGACTGAAAATTGACCCCCAGAAAAATCAGCAGCAGCCTGTTGATCAGGACATTGCCACCCTTGAGTCAACAGTACGAGTATTAGTTATACATACCCAAGAAGATTGGGCGATCGCTCAACAATGTTGGCATTTGTTGAAAAAGTAA